One stretch of Cedecea neteri DNA includes these proteins:
- the xylB gene encoding xylulokinase translates to MYLGIDIGTSELKALLIDGQGEILGSAHAALTVQRPHPHWAEQDPEAWWQATQQVVSTLRQQIPDAWAQIRAIGLSGQMHGAVLLDGQGEVLRPCILWNDTRSAEECARLTEEHPQFLTISGNLVMPGFTAPKLRWVAEHEPEIFSRVDKVLLPKDYLRWRLSGEFVSDPSDAAGTLWLDVAKRDWSDKLLAATGLTRSQMPRLVEGSEVSAVLRSALATEWGLSSGVKIAGGGGDNATSAVGVGAVNNGDAFISLGTSGVIFVVNDELQTRPESGVHAFCHALPQRWHQMSVMLSAASCLRWVCNLLSVTESQLMEEMAGLSDEQKKHAPVFLPYLSGERTPHNDAHAMGSFFALNHETSRALLGYSVIEGVTFGLADGMAVLETSRSQITQCSLTGGGARSAIWAQLIADVLDVPIVTHPASSSGALGAARLGWLADGGVEEVVCRKPPVQLRFTPRKALQTVLQQRLSVFHLLYQQQKAARKLLP, encoded by the coding sequence ATGTATCTCGGAATCGATATCGGCACGTCTGAACTAAAGGCTTTGCTCATCGACGGGCAGGGCGAAATCCTGGGCTCTGCTCACGCGGCGCTAACCGTTCAGCGCCCGCATCCGCACTGGGCTGAACAGGATCCTGAAGCCTGGTGGCAGGCGACGCAGCAGGTGGTTTCTACTCTGCGCCAGCAAATACCAGATGCCTGGGCGCAGATCCGCGCTATTGGCCTGTCCGGGCAGATGCACGGCGCGGTGCTGCTGGACGGCCAGGGAGAAGTGCTGCGCCCCTGCATTCTGTGGAACGACACGCGTAGCGCAGAAGAATGCGCTCGACTCACCGAAGAACATCCGCAATTTCTGACCATCAGCGGCAACCTGGTGATGCCCGGCTTTACCGCCCCGAAGCTTCGCTGGGTGGCGGAGCATGAACCGGAAATCTTTTCCCGCGTGGATAAGGTGCTGCTGCCGAAAGATTACCTGCGCTGGCGGCTGAGCGGTGAGTTTGTCTCTGACCCGTCAGACGCCGCCGGAACGCTGTGGCTGGACGTGGCAAAGCGCGACTGGTCAGACAAACTGCTGGCGGCTACCGGGCTAACCCGCAGCCAGATGCCGAGGCTGGTGGAGGGCAGCGAAGTTAGCGCTGTTTTACGTTCAGCTCTGGCGACCGAGTGGGGGCTTAGCTCCGGCGTTAAAATCGCCGGCGGCGGGGGCGATAACGCTACCTCGGCAGTAGGCGTTGGCGCGGTGAATAACGGCGACGCGTTTATTTCGCTCGGCACGTCCGGCGTTATCTTCGTGGTTAACGACGAGCTGCAAACCCGGCCTGAGTCCGGCGTGCATGCCTTTTGCCACGCTTTACCCCAGCGCTGGCACCAGATGAGCGTGATGCTCAGCGCCGCCAGCTGTCTGCGCTGGGTGTGCAATTTGCTGTCGGTCACTGAAAGCCAGCTCATGGAGGAGATGGCCGGGCTGAGCGACGAGCAGAAAAAGCATGCGCCTGTTTTCCTGCCCTATCTGTCAGGGGAGCGCACGCCGCACAACGATGCTCACGCCATGGGGAGTTTCTTTGCGCTAAACCATGAAACCAGCCGTGCCTTGCTGGGGTATTCGGTGATTGAGGGCGTGACCTTTGGCCTGGCGGACGGCATGGCGGTGCTGGAGACGTCCCGCAGCCAGATTACCCAATGCAGCCTGACCGGCGGAGGGGCGCGCAGCGCTATCTGGGCGCAGCTGATTGCCGACGTGCTGGATGTGCCGATTGTGACGCATCCGGCCAGCTCTTCCGGCGCGCTCGGCGCAGCTCGTCTTGGCTGGCTGGCCGATGGTGGGGTGGAAGAGGTGGTTTGCCGCAAGCCTCCCGTTCAGTTGCGCTTCACGCCGCGCAAAGCCTTGCAGACTGTGCTGCAGCAGCGTTTGTCCGTGTTCCACCTGCTTTACCAACAACAAAAAGCCGCTCGTAAGCTGCTGCCCTGA
- a CDS encoding sugar-binding transcriptional regulator, translated as MSREEKKQEQAARVAWMYYVAGMTQQDIARELGISRQVAQRLVSSAREQGMVTVKIAHPVARCLKLAQRVRERFGLEICRVVPSEGLDDEAIQQMLAVEGAEVMSQFIADEQPQVFGIGSGKTLRSIIDVLPWVERPQHHCVSMIGAIARDDSGTRYDMPLKMAEKMQGKYFFIPAPLYADSEEDRDMWCRHKVYQRVTDRALAANVAFLGVGEVDIGCPLNAEGFITDEQVNMLHGQGVAGEMLGHFFNHDGQRVYSELDALLTSVPLQSDNPRKIIAFSGGERKFAAIKAALTGHWMSGLVTDESTAVRLLGEE; from the coding sequence ATGAGCAGAGAAGAGAAAAAACAAGAACAAGCCGCGCGCGTCGCCTGGATGTATTACGTGGCGGGCATGACGCAGCAGGATATCGCCCGTGAGCTGGGGATTTCTCGCCAGGTCGCCCAGCGGCTGGTTTCTTCCGCACGCGAGCAGGGTATGGTGACGGTGAAAATCGCCCATCCGGTTGCCCGCTGCCTGAAGCTGGCGCAGCGGGTCCGGGAACGTTTCGGTCTGGAAATCTGCCGCGTGGTGCCCTCGGAAGGGCTGGACGATGAGGCCATCCAGCAGATGCTGGCGGTGGAAGGTGCCGAAGTGATGTCGCAGTTTATCGCCGACGAGCAGCCGCAGGTCTTCGGCATTGGCTCCGGCAAAACGCTGCGCTCAATCATCGACGTCCTGCCGTGGGTCGAACGCCCGCAGCACCACTGCGTGTCGATGATTGGGGCGATTGCGCGTGATGACTCGGGGACGCGCTATGACATGCCGCTCAAAATGGCGGAGAAAATGCAGGGTAAATACTTTTTCATCCCCGCCCCGCTGTATGCCGATAGCGAAGAAGACCGCGACATGTGGTGTCGCCACAAAGTGTACCAGCGCGTGACCGACCGGGCGCTGGCGGCCAACGTCGCGTTTCTCGGCGTTGGCGAGGTGGACATCGGCTGCCCGCTGAATGCCGAAGGATTTATTACCGATGAGCAGGTCAACATGCTGCACGGCCAGGGCGTTGCCGGTGAAATGCTGGGGCATTTCTTTAACCACGACGGCCAGCGCGTCTACAGCGAGCTGGATGCCCTGCTGACCAGCGTGCCGCTGCAAAGCGACAACCCGCGTAAGATCATCGCTTTTTCCGGCGGAGAGCGTAAGTTTGCTGCCATCAAGGCGGCATTGACCGGCCATTGGATGTCAGGCCTGGTGACGGATGAGAGTACGGCGGTGAGGTTGTTGGGCGAGGAGTGA
- the dalD gene encoding D-arabinitol 4-dehydrogenase — protein sequence MTTKSVWMHIGAGSFHRAHQAWYLNQLIKQGDDGWSISLGNIRNDAGDLLSQLAAQHGEYVLETVTPEGERAYEKISSIRKVLPWDKEITALVEEGAKASTRVIAFTVTEAGYYLTPQHELDVNQADVKADLAGGITTLYGALSRILHHRMSHGGEPVTLLNCDNLRHNGERFRHGFLSFLKMKGDRALFDWVTTHTVSPNTMVDRITPRPTADIAPRVKAATGFDDKVPVMGESFIQWVIEDDFINGRPALENVGVEMVKSVLPYEEAKIRILNASHSCIAWAGTLTGLSYIDESTVQQPIKQMAWDYVTEDVIPSLSPSPLDLAGYRDVVLARFSNPYIKDTNQRVAADGLSKIPGFITPTLIECYQRGEEPAATAVLPALFFLFLQRWAQGQLPYQYQDGVMQDDAIRALFTSPEPLKAFVSDETLFAELAHSSAFHELMARTVARLEAWIASVQQPLATA from the coding sequence ATGACGACGAAATCGGTATGGATGCATATTGGCGCAGGTTCTTTCCACCGTGCCCATCAGGCGTGGTATCTCAATCAGCTGATCAAGCAGGGCGATGACGGCTGGAGTATTTCGCTGGGCAACATCCGGAATGATGCCGGCGACCTACTGAGCCAGCTGGCGGCGCAGCACGGCGAATATGTGCTGGAAACTGTTACCCCGGAAGGCGAGCGTGCCTACGAAAAGATCTCTTCTATCCGCAAAGTACTGCCGTGGGATAAAGAGATTACTGCCCTGGTTGAAGAGGGCGCCAAAGCGTCGACCCGCGTGATTGCCTTCACCGTGACCGAAGCCGGGTACTACCTCACCCCGCAGCATGAGCTGGACGTTAATCAGGCGGATGTCAAAGCCGATCTCGCCGGAGGCATTACTACGCTGTACGGCGCGCTGAGCCGCATTTTGCATCATCGTATGAGCCACGGCGGCGAGCCGGTAACGCTGCTTAACTGCGATAACCTGCGCCACAACGGCGAACGCTTCCGCCACGGTTTCCTGTCGTTCCTGAAGATGAAGGGCGATCGCGCACTGTTCGACTGGGTGACCACCCATACCGTTTCGCCTAACACCATGGTTGACCGCATTACGCCGCGTCCTACGGCGGATATTGCCCCGCGGGTGAAAGCGGCTACCGGGTTCGACGACAAAGTGCCGGTGATGGGAGAGTCCTTTATCCAGTGGGTTATTGAGGATGATTTTATTAACGGCCGTCCGGCGTTAGAGAACGTTGGTGTCGAAATGGTGAAATCCGTGCTGCCGTATGAAGAGGCAAAAATCCGCATTCTGAACGCCAGCCACAGCTGCATTGCCTGGGCCGGCACGCTTACCGGCCTTAGCTACATCGATGAAAGCACCGTGCAGCAGCCGATTAAACAGATGGCGTGGGACTACGTCACGGAGGATGTCATTCCTTCGCTGTCGCCCAGCCCGCTGGATCTGGCCGGGTATCGTGACGTTGTGCTGGCCCGCTTTAGCAATCCGTATATCAAAGATACCAACCAGCGCGTGGCGGCCGACGGCCTGTCCAAGATCCCCGGTTTTATCACGCCAACGTTGATTGAGTGCTACCAGCGAGGTGAGGAACCTGCGGCAACGGCGGTTCTGCCCGCGCTGTTCTTCCTGTTCCTGCAGCGTTGGGCCCAGGGCCAGCTGCCTTACCAGTACCAGGACGGCGTCATGCAGGACGACGCTATTCGCGCCTTATTCACTTCTCCTGAGCCGCTCAAGGCCTTTGTCAGCGATGAAACCTTGTTTGCCGAACTCGCCCATTCCTCAGCTTTCCATGAGCTGATGGCGCGAACGGTCGCCCGGCTGGAAGCGTGGATCGCCTCTGTGCAGCAGCCGCTGGCGACAGCTTAA